In Candidatus Zixiibacteriota bacterium, the DNA window TAATTTGGTCTTGGTCTGACCTTCAAACTGCGGGTCCGGGATTTTGACAGACATAACCGCAGTCAGACCTTCTCTGGTATCCTCGCCCTGCAGGGTCAGATCGGAATTTTTAATCAGGTTATTTTTCTGAGCATAAGTGTTTATGGTCCTGGTCAGAGCGGTCTTAAACCCGATTAAGTGAGTCCCTCCTTCAATGGTGGCAATATTGTTCACATAGGAGAAGATATTCTCTACGTAGGTGGAGTTATACTGAATTGCGATCTCCACGTCGATATTATCTCTCACTTTATGAAAATAGATCGGCTTGGAATGCAGGGGCTCCTTGTTCTCATTTAAAAACTCGACAAAGGTGACGATTCCGCCTTCATATTCATACACGGCAGATTTCCCGCTTCTTAAATCTTTAAGCTCTATCTTCAGCCCTTTGTTCAGAAAAGCTAAGTCTCTTAACCGCGCTGCAATAATGTCAAAGGAGAAATCTATCTTTTCAAATATGTTTTTGTCCGGCTTGAAGGTGGTTTTGGTTCCGGTTCCCTTGCTCTTGCCTGTTACCTTGACGTCAGTCTTGGCATTCCCTTCCTCGTATCTTTGGAAATATATTTTCCCGTCCCTGGAGACTTCCACCTCGCACCACTCGGACAAAGCATTCACCACTGAAACACCGACCCCGTGCAAACCACCTGAGACTTTATAAGTCTGATGGTCGAATTTACCGCCCGCATGGAGCATAGTCATCACCACTTCTAAGGCTGGCTTTTTCTGGGTCGGGTGCATATCAACCGGGATACCGCGACCATTGTCTTCCACTGTCACGCTGTTATCTTTGTTAATCGATACCTTAATCGAATTGCAGAAACCACCCATCGCCTCATCCACACTGTTGTCCACCACCTCGTAGACTAAATGATGAAGACCCCTGGTGCTGGTATCACCGATATACATAGCCGGCCTTCTTCTGACTGCCTCCAGCCCCTTTAAAACCGTGATGGTGGCGGCATCATAATGATGGCCTATGGTAACTTTATCTTCTTTTTCTTCCCTCTGGGTCATGTCGTCTTCCTCGACCTTGGTCTTGCTCATTTCTTTCCTCCCGCATTTGGCGGTCGCACTACCAGCTGTCATTCTGAGGGAGTCTCCGCCTTTGGCGGGACGACCGAAGAATCTCTTCGGTCTATATATAGATTCTTCGTCCCCTACGTGGACTCAGAATGACATAGAAAGGACTGTCATGCTGAGTCCGCAGGACGAAGCATCTGATTTTCAAAACTTTCTTTTAG includes these proteins:
- the gyrB gene encoding DNA topoisomerase (ATP-hydrolyzing) subunit B produces the protein MTQREEKEDKVTIGHHYDAATITVLKGLEAVRRRPAMYIGDTSTRGLHHLVYEVVDNSVDEAMGGFCNSIKVSINKDNSVTVEDNGRGIPVDMHPTQKKPALEVVMTMLHAGGKFDHQTYKVSGGLHGVGVSVVNALSEWCEVEVSRDGKIYFQRYEEGNAKTDVKVTGKSKGTGTKTTFKPDKNIFEKIDFSFDIIAARLRDLAFLNKGLKIELKDLRSGKSAVYEYEGGIVTFVEFLNENKEPLHSKPIYFHKVRDNIDVEIAIQYNSTYVENIFSYVNNIATIEGGTHLIGFKTALTRTINTYAQKNNLIKNSDLTLQGEDTREGLTAVMSVKIPDPQFEGQTKTKLGNSEVKGIVESITGEGLSEFFEENSSVAKKVCEKSITAARSREAARKARELTRRKGALEGANLPGKLADCSMDDPQHCEIYIVEGDSAGGSAKQGRDRRFQAILPLRGKILNVEKAPFDKVLSNEEIRTLITAIGTGIGGDEFDISKIRYSKVIIMTDADVDGSHIRTLILTFLYRYMKELVEQGYIYIAQPPLYRLKKGNSETYAYSDEEKERLLQRLGNQGVGIQRYKGLGEMNPEQLWRTTMDPEKRTLLQVVLEDAAEADRIFTILMGDQVEPRRKFIEENAKYVRNLDV